GCCTCGATCGCCCGCGGCCGCTGGGGGAACCGGGCGGGCGGCGCCGCCGGGGCGCTCTACCTGCTGGTCTCCATCGGCCTGTCGCCGGAGGACACCCAGGCCGCCACCTTCGAGGTGTTCATGCTGCCGGCGATGGTGGCCGCCTTCCGGTACGCCGAGCGGCGCCGCTGGCTGGCCGCGGGCATCGCGGTGGCGGTCTGCTCGCTGACCAAGCAGACCGGCGGCGCGGTGCTGCTGCCGGTGCTGTGGATGCTGTTCCAGGACGCCCGCCGGCGCGGCGTGCGCTGGCCCCCGGTGCTCGGCGCCATCGGCCTCGGCTTCGCGCTGCCGATAGCGCTGGTCGCGCTGATCCTCACCAAGCCGAAGGGCTTCCTGTTCTGGGTGGTCACCGGCAGCGGCGACTACGCCTCGCTGGGCGGCGCCTGGCTGCAGATGGCCGGCCGGGCGCTCGGCAACTCGGCGATCCTGCTCGCGGCCGGCCTCGGCTTCGTCGTGCCGCTGGCCCGCCGGATGTGGCTGCACCGGCGGCGGGTGTTCGTCCCGACCGCGGGGGAGGAGCACGGCTCCACCACCGATCTGTGGGTGTGGCTGCTGTCCTCGCTGGTCGCGGTCAGCGTCGGCTTCCACTTCTTCGGCCACTACTACCTGCAGCTGATGCCGCCGCTGGTGCTGCTCGGGGTGGGCGCCGTCTCCACCTCGGCGGTGCGCTGGCGGCCGGTGCTCACCTACTCGGCGGTCGCCTGCACGGTGTTCTGGTCGCTCGCGGTGTTCTGGCCCGGCCAGAAGCTCACCCAGACCACCGAGGTGGCCACCGCGGTCGCCGCGCAGACCACCCCGAAGGACACCGTGCTCGTCTGGGGCATGCATCCGGAGCTGTACTGGCTGGCCGACCGCCGTCCGGCCAGCCGCTACCTGACGGCCGGGTTCCTGACCAACTACAGCGGCGGCAAGGACAGCCAGAAGGTCGGCGAGCAGTACAGCGTCAGTGACGCCTGGCAGACCTTCGACCAGGAGCTGGCCACCAAGGGCCTCCCGGAGATCGTCGTGGACGACTCCGGCACCGCCCCGTACCAGCCGGTGCTCGTCCCCCGGATCGAGAGCCTGCTGGACACCCACTACGAGGTCGTGGGCGTCACCGGCGACACGGTCATCTACCGGCTGAAGAAGCACTGACCCCGACCAGGGCGCGCTTCTCGTAGGCGGTGAACGTCCACGGCCGGCCCTGGCCGCCGCCGAAGCCCAGACAGAGCGCGGGCCCCTGCGGATCCACCGCGATGCCCTCCGGCTCACGCCAGTCCAGCGTCCAGGCCGCCTCCGTGCGCACCCGGTCGAGCACCCGGCCGCTGCGCAGGTCGACGGTGGACACCGAGGCGTTGCCGTGGCTGTCCTTCGGGTTGCCGCCGGCGTCGGGGTCGTCCTCCGCGTCGGGGGTGTAGGCGGTGCCCAGCAGCCGGTAGAGGAAGTCGCCCATGACGGCGAAGCCCTGGAAGACGTCCTCGTCCCCGTCGCCCAGGTCGGTCTCCGCGATGTCGGCCAGCGGACGGTCGAAGGCGCCGAGCCCGGCGTCCGCCAGGTCGAAGACGCGGTAGTGGGCCTGCCCCGCGCGGCGGTGCCGGACGGCGAGGCGGCCCGTCGTCGGGTCGATCGCCGGCTGGTTGGACGTCGACCCGGGGACGGGCCGGTGCACGGTCACCGTCCCGGTGTCGGCGGCGGAGAGGACGGCGCCGGGGGTGAACCGCGTCCTGGCCAGCGCCCGGCCGTAGCCGGAGGCGGGGTTCACGTCCGCCTCCGTCCAGACGAAGACGTCCCCGCCGACCGGCTCCACCCCGAGGCCGACGCCGTGGCCGAAGCCCTTGAGCCGCATGAACGCCAGCCGGTTCCCCGCCAGGTCGAGCTTGTTGACGCAGAGGTCGCCGTGGTGCCCCTCGGCGGTCGCCACGGGCTGCGCGTCGCCGGGCAGCCGCACCCCGGCCTCCACAGCCTGGGTGACGTACAGGTGCCCGTTGACCCGGTCGAACGCGAACGACTGCGCGAGGGTGCCGTACCAGAGCGGCTTCTCGCGCAGCCGCTTGACCGCCCCGGCACTCAGGTCGAAGCGCGGGCCCGTCCCCCGAGGGGCCGGCGGCGCCTGGGCGCACCCGGCGGCGGTCAGCAGGGCGGCGCCGCCGAGCAGGAAGCCCCGCCGCCCGAGTGGGGCCGGGCGGCCCGGTGCGGTCATGCTCTCCTCCTGCGGATGCGGATCACGGCTGTCCGCAGTGGGTGACTGCGCCGGACCGCCGGTGGTTCCCCGACCTGCGGATTTCCCCCGCGCTCAGACGCCGGCCGCGGCCGGCACCCGCTGCTGGGCGGGCACCGACTCCCGCCGCACGTCGACGATCTGGCCGGTGATGTCCGACACCAGCACGTCGAGCGAGGCCCGAGCCACCGCCGAGCTGCTGAGCAGCGAGCCCTGCGGCTCGTCGCCGAAGGCCTGGACGCGCATCGGCGTCAGGGTGCGCTCCGGGTTGATGCAGTTGATCCGCACGCCGTCCGCCGACCACTCGTCGCCCAGCGCCTGAGTGAGGTTGACCACCGCGGCCTTGGCCGAGGAGTACAGGCTGTAGTCGGCCCGGCCGCGGGTGTACGAGCTGGAGGTGAAGAGCAGCAGCTGACCGCCGGTGCGCGCCAGGTACGGGTGGGCGGCCCGGGCGATCGACGCCGGGGCGATGAAGTTCACCCGCAGCGCCTCGTCCACCTCGGTGGGGGACAGCTCGGCCAGCCGGCCGATCCGCAGCACGCCCGCGGTGTTGACCACGAAGTCGATGCGCCCGCTCTCCGCGTACGCCCGCTCCAGCGCGGCCTGCACGCTCGCCGGGTCGGCCACGTCCGTCCCGGTCGTGCTCCGGCTGAAGCTGAACACCCGCGCGCCGTGCTCCTCGGCCAGGGCCGCGATGTCGGCGCCGATGCCGTACGACCCGCCGAGGACGACCATGGTGCGGCCGGCCAGGTGGTCGCGGTAGTCCTCGGGGTGGATCGGCTCGGCGAGCGTGCTGGTGGCGAGCTGGAACAGCTTGTCGGCAATGTGGATGTCGATCGGCTGGGTGACCTTCATGTTGCGCTCCTCGCCGGCCACCACGTGGATCGGGGTGTCGGGCAGGTAGCGCAGCACGACCGAGCAGTCGTCCGTGGCGGCGAAGTGCGGGTCCGTCGCGGCCAGCTCGTAGGCCCGGCGGATGGTGGACAGCCAGAAGGCCTGCGGGGTCTGGCCGCGGCGGAGCCTGGCGCGGTCCGGCACCTCGGTGATGATCTCGTGCTCGCCGGTGGCCATGCCGCTGGTGGTGGTCACCACGATGGTGTCCGAGGACGGGATGGCGACGTCGACCGCGCGGTAGGTGTCGAGCGCCTCCACGCAGTCCTGGATGATCCGGTGCGAGACCAGCGGGCGCACCGCGTCGTGGAACAGCACCTTGCAGTCGCGCCCGTCCGCCAGCTCGGCCACCACGCCGATCGCCCGCTCGGTGGTGGCGTTGCGGGTCTCCCCGCCGGCGACCACCCGGACGGTGCGGCGCAGCCCGGCCGCGGCCACGACCTGTTCGGCCTCGGCGACGAAGCCGGGGTGCATCATCAGCACGACCTCGTCGATGCCGGCCGCGTCGTCGAACACGGCCAGCGTGTGCTCCAGGATCGTCTTGCCGGCGATCTTGATCAGCTGCTTGGGGATCGACAGGCCGATCCGCTGGCCGGAGCCGCCGGCGAGCACGACGGCGACGGTGAGGGGGCGGCGGGGGCACGGCGCATGGCAGGGAGTCCTTGTCTTGCGGGGCGGCGCGTGGGGGGAGCACGGGCGAGAAGAACGGGAGAGGGCACGCCGGTGGCGGGTGACCACCGGGCGGGGGCGCCGGAAACCGGAAAGGGGCGGGTATCACATGCCCTGGGTGACGAGCGGGAGGTGCTCGGCCCCGTCCGGGGCCGCGGGCGGCTCCGCCTTCCCGGCGGCGCGGGCGATCCCCAGCCGGGAGGCCTCGGCGAACCGCTCGGCGGAGGCCTGGCTGCCCGGGCCGAGCAGGTACTCGCGCAGGTCGAGCCGGTGCGGGCGCAGGACGTCCATCTCCGGCCGGGTCAGCATCCTGACGAGTTTCGGCATCCCGGTGGCGCCGGAGTCGAGGATGTAGGCGGCCCGGGCGGCGGTGTTCTGGGCCCGGAACTCCTCGACGCCGAGCTCGGCGGTGTCGGTCAGCACGTACGGCTTGAGGGTGCAGATGAAGTCGGAGACCACGCTGGAGATGTCGCTGATCAGCAGGTCGGCCTGGTCGAAGCAGTCGTAGAGGTGCGGGCCGCCGGCCTCGACCACCAGGTGCTCCCAGGCGCCCCGGGCCTGCCAGTAGACCCGCACGTGAGCGGCCCTGGCCTCGGCCAGCCGGGCGCTCAGCCGGCCGTCGGGGTGCCCGCTGTCCCGGGAGAGCTGGGCGTCGTCCAGCTCCTCGTCGGCCAGTTCGCTCTGGATCCGGGTGATCTCCTCGGTGAGGCGCTGCTCCTCGGCCCGGGCGTGGGCGCGGGCGGCGGCGTCGGCGGCGGCCGCCTCCCGCCAGCGGTCCTGGCCGGCGCGGGTCTCGTTGGCGCGGGCGATCATCCGGAGGATCCGCTCGTGCACGCCGCGGGCCTTGGGGTCGCGGATGCCGGTGAACGGGTGCGGCTTGTAGACGACCCGGACGGGCTCGTCGCCCGCCAGCAGCCGGCGGACGATGTTCTCGCCGGCCAGCAGCAGCGAGGTGTTGCCCGGGTCGTCCGTCCAGCCCTCCCAGGTGGGTGCGTAGAGCACGGTCGGGATCGGCCCGGTGGTGACGGCCGGGCGGGTGGTGAGCGCGTCGAGCTGCGGCCGGCCGACCTCGACGATCTCGTCGTCGCGGACGCCGACGTCGGCGAGGGCGTAGCGGTCGCGCCCGGCCCGCCCGGCCACCCACACCTCGTCGTAGACCTTGCTGAACGGGTTGACGCTGGCGAGCTTGTCGCTGTCGCCGTGGCCGATGAAGACGTGCGTGACCTTGGGGATCCGCAGGAAGTGGATGTTCTTCCCGACGTTGGCCGGGTAGAGCGCCAGGCGGACGGAGCCGAGCTCCATGTTCATCAGGTGGGTCGCCGACGGGACGCAGAGCACGGGGACGGTGGTCGGGTCGAGGCTGCGCACCAGGCCCCGCTCGCGCATCACCACCATCGGTCGGTGGCCCCGACGGGCCAGGTCGGCGAGCGACTCCAGCCACATGTTGCCCTGGTAGGCGGAGTCCTTGGAGCCGGTGAAGTAGAGGACGACGTCGGGCCGGTAGTCGCCCAGCCAGTGGTCGACGTGCGCGAGCACGGCCTCGCGGGAGGGGAACCGCAGCGCCCGGCGCAGCGAGGGCACCAGCTGGACGGTGGTCAGCAGGGCGGACAGCGCGGCGGCCAGCAGGCCGACCGGGATCCAGAAGCGGTCCTGGGTGGCCAGCGCCACCGCTGCGCCGACGAGGACGGTCAGTTCCTGGTGGAGCAGGCGCTGGCCCGGCTTGCGCAGCAGCCGCAGCGGCGGCGTGTTGCTGACGGGCAGCCCGTCCAGCGGGATGTTGCGGGTGACCACGGGCAGCGTCCGGTTGCGGCGGATGCCGGCGCTGACCGCCGAGTAGGCGGTCTGGAGGATCAGCAGGACGGGGACGAGCACGGCGGCCTGCAGGTAGGCCGCGTCGTCGGTCAGGCCCATGCGGGCCATCAGGACGAGGAGCAGGGCGGTGCGCAGCACGCTCCGCAGCGTCACGCCGGCCCGGAGCTGGCCGAGGCGACGCATCATCAGCGGTTCGTTGAGGTGCAGGTAGAGCTCGGCCAGGTAGCTGGCGATGCCGACCACGACGAAGAGGACGGGCTCGGGGCGCAGGGCGGTGAGCAGGAGCCCGGCGAGTGCGGCGGTCATCCCCAGGGCCACGGCGAGGCCGCGCAGCCTGGTGGCGTTGGCCCGGCGCTTGAGCTGGGTGGCCTGGGCAGCCCGGAAACGCACCGGCATGGTTGTGGAGGCCCTCGATCTCGATGGAAAGGGTGATCGAACGATGATCCTATGGGGTTAACGGAATGTTCTCTGTCAGTTCACTTTACGGTTCGATTACAACCTGATTGCCCGCGCCCCGGCGCTGCTCCCGGCCCGCGCCGGACCGGGGGCATGCGAACGCCCCGCCGGTGGACCGGCGGGGCGTTCGGCACTCACCATGCGTCAGACCGGCACAGAGGCCAGGCCCGGGGCGAGGAACCGCTTGCCGTTGACGCGCTCCGAGACACCCTCGCGGTCCAGGTACGGCGTGATGCCGCCCAGGTGGAAGGGCCAGCCGGCGCCGGTGATCATGCACAGGTCGATGTCCTGCGCCTCGCCGACGACGCCCTCGTCCAGCATCAGGCCGATCTCCTGCGCGACGGCGGCCAGGGCGCGCTCGCGCACCTGCTCCTCCGTCAGCACGGTGTCGCCGAAGGACAGCAGGGCGAGGACCTCCGGGTCCAGCACCTGCTGGCCGTCCTGCCAGACGTAGAAGCCGCGCTTGCCGGCCTTGACCAGCTTGCCCAGGTTCTCGGAGACGGTGTAGCGCTCCGGGAAGGCCGCGGCCAGGGTCTCCGACACGTGCAGGGCGATGGCCGGGCCGACCAGCTCCAGCAGCACGATCGGGGACATCGGCAGGCCGAGCGGCAGCACGGCCTTCTCGATGGTCTCGATCGGGGTGCCCTCGTCGATGGCGCCCTGGATCGCGTCCATGAAGCGCAGCAGGATCCGGTTCACCACGAACGCCGGGGCGTCCTTGGTCAGGACGGCCGTCTTCTTCAGCTTCCGGGCGACACCGAAGGCGGTCGCCAGCGACGCGTCGTCGGTCTTCTCCGCGCGGACGATCTCCAGCAGCGGGAGGATCGCGACCGGGTTGAAGAAGTGGAAGCCGACGACCCGCTCCGGGTGCTCCAGCTTGGAGGCCATCTCGGTGACCGACAGCGAGGAGGTGTTGGTCGCCAGGATGGTGGTCGGCGAGACCACCGCCTCCAGCTCGGCGAAGACGTTCTGCTTGACGCCCATCTCCTCGAACACGGCCTCGATGACGAAGTCAGCGTCGCCGAAGGCGATGGCCTTGTCGATGTGGCCGGAGACCAGGCCCTTGAGGCGGTTGGCCTTGTCGCCATTGATCCGGCCCTTGGCGAGCAGCTTGTCGATCTCGCCGTGGACGTAGCCGACGCCCTTGTCGATGCGCTCCTGGTCGATGTCGGTCAGCACGACCGGCACCTCCAGGCGGCGGGCGAACAGCAGCGCCAGCTGCGAGGCCATCAGGCCCGCGCCGACCACGCCGACCTTGGAGACCGGGCGGGCCAGCGACTTGTCCGGCGCGCCGAACGGGCGCTTGGCCCGGCGCTGCACCAGGTTGAAGGCGTACAGGCCGCTGCGCAGCTCGCCGCTCATGATGAGGTCGGCCAGGGCCGCGTCCTCGGCGTCGAAGCCGGCCTGCAGGTCCTCGTCCTTGACCTGCGCGATGATGTCCAGCGCCTTGTAGGCGGCCGGCGCGGCGCCGTGCACCTTGGCGTCGGCGACCAGGCGGCCCCAGGCGACGGCGTCGTCCCAGGCCTTGCCGCGGTCGATCTCCTCGCGCTGGACGGCGATGTCGCCCTTCAGCACGGCGGCCGTCCAGTGCAGCGACTGCTCCAGGAAGTCGGCCGGCTCGAAGATCGCGTCCGCGATGCCGAGGTCGAACACCTCGGCGCCCTTGAGCTGCTTGTTCTGGCTCATCGAGTTCTCGACGATGACCTTGACGGCCTTCGCCGGGCCGATCAGGTTCGGCAGGATGGTGCAGCCGCCCCAGCCGGGGACGAGGCCCAGGAAGACCTCCGGCAGCGAGAACGCCGGGACGCCCGAGCTGACCGTGCGGTAGGTGCAGTGCAGGCCGACCTCGACGCCGCCGCCCATCGCCGCGCCGTTGTAGTAGGCGAAGGAGGGGACGGGCAGCGCGGCGATCCGCTTGAAGACGTCGTGGCCGCCCTTGCCGATGGCCAGCGCGTCGCTGTGCTCCTTGAGCACCTCGACACCCTTGAGGTCGGCGCCGACCGCGAAGATGAACGGCTTGCCGGTGATCGCCACGGCGGCGATCTTCCCCTCGGCGGCCTCGGCCTCGACCTGGTCCAGCGCCTCGGAGAGCTTTGCGAGCGAGCCCGGGCCGAAGGTGGTCGGCTTGGTGTGGTCGAAGCCGTTGTCCAGGGTGATCAGCGCCAGCCTGCCGGCCTGCTGCGGCAGGTCGAGGTGGCGTACGTGCGCGGTGGTGACGACCTCGCCGGGGAACAGCTCGGCCGCGCGCTTCAGCAGCTCAGTGGTGCTCATGCTCACTTACCACCCTCGAAGTGCGGGTTCTCCCAGATGACCGTGCCGCCCATGCCGAAGCCGATGCACATGGTGGTCAGGCCGTAGCGGACGTCGGGGCGCTGCTCGAAGCGGCGCGCCAGCTGCGTCATCAGGCGGACGCCGGTGGAGGCCAGCGGGTGGCCGTAGGCGATCGCGCCGCCGTACGGGTTGACGCGCTCGTCGTCGTCGGCGATGCCGTAGTGGTCGAGCAGCGAGAGCACCTGGACGGCGAACGCCTCGTTGATCTCGAAGGCGCCGATGTCGTCGATGGTCAGACCGGCCTTGGCCAGCGCCTTCTCGGTCGCCGGGACGGGGCCGATGCCCATGACCTCGGGCTCCACGCCGGCGAAGGCGTAGGAGACCAGGCGCATCTTGATCGGGAGGCCGAGCTCCTCGGCGACGTCCTCGGCGGCGAGCAGCGAGGCGGTGGCGCCGTCGTTGAGGCCGGCCGCGTTGCCCGCGGTGATGTTGCCGTGCGGGCGGAACGGGGTCTTGAGGTTCGCCAGCGACTCCATGGTGGTGCCCGGGCGCATCGGCTCGTCCGTGGTCGCCAGGCCCCAGCCGGTCTCGCCGACCTCGGGGTTGGTGTTGCGGATCGCGATCGGCACCAGGTCCGGCTGGATGTCGCCGTTGGCGTACGCCTTGGCGGCCTTCTCCTGCGAGCGCACCGCGTACGCGTCGCAGCGCTCCTTGGTGATGTGCGGCAGGCGGTCGTGCAGGTTCTCGGCGGTCATGCCCATGAACAGGGCGGACTCGTCGACGAGCTTCTCCGACACGAAGCGCGGGTTCGGGTCGACGCCCTCGCCCATCGGGTGGCGGCCCATGTGCTCGACGCCACCGGCCACGACGATGTCGTAGGCGCCGAAGGCGATGCCGCCCGCGGTGGTGGTGACGGCGGTCATCGCGCCGGCGCACATGCGGTCGATCGCGTAGCCCGGGACGGACTTCGGCAGGCCGGCGAGCAGGCCGGCGGTGCGGCCGATGGTCAGGCCCTGGTCGCCGATCTGGGTGGTGGCCGCGATGGCGACCTCGTCGATGCGCTCGACGGGCAGGTTCGGGTTGCGGCGCACCAGCTCACGGATGCACTTGACGACCAGGTCGTCCGCGCGGGTCTCGTGGTAGATGCCCTTCGGGCCGGCCTTGCCGAACGGGGTGCGGACGCCGTCGACAAAGACGACGTCCCTCGCGGTACGAGGCACGGGGGCTCTCCTCCCAGGGGACATGACGTTAGGCGCAGACCCCGGCCCACGGGTGGAGCGGCTCTGCTTCACGGCCATGCTACCCGCCGGTAACTACGTTGGACAGTGCCCACCACCCCCGGACCGGGTGTGTCCCGCACCACGTCCGGGGAACGCACCCGGAACCGCCGAGGGGCGCGGTCTCCCGCGCCCCTGCGTGTCGGTCGAGTGCCTCTAGGGCTAGGACTGGGACTCGGGCTCGGACTCGGATCCCTTGGTGAAGGCGGCGGCCACCACCGGGGCGACCAGGTCGGTCTGCCACTGCCGGGCGCCGAGTCTTCGCAGCACGGCCCCGACGTTCGCGGCGTCCGCCTGCACCGGCGGCTCCCAGGAGACCCGCCGGACGAGGTCCGGGGTGATCAGGTTCTCGGCGGGCAGGTTCTTCTCCTCGGCGAGGGCCGAGACCGCGGCGCGGGCCGCCGACAGCCGGGCGGCCGCCACCGGGTCCTTCTCGGCCCAGGCGCGCGGCGGCGGCGGGCCGTCGTGCGGGGCGGACGCCGGCGGCAGCTGCGACTCGGGCAGTTCGCGCGCCCGCTGCACGGCCGCCAGCCACTGGTCGAGCTGCCGGCGGTTCACCCGCGGGCCGAAACCGGAGACGGCGACCAGCGCCGGGGCGTTCAGCGGCATCGCGAGCGCCGCGTTGACGATTGCCGCGTCGGGGAGCACCCGACCGGGTGACACGTCCCGCTCGCGGGCGATCCGGTCGCGGGTCTGCCACAGCTCGCGCACCGCGGCGAGCTGCCGGCGGCGGCGCACCTTGTGCAGCTGCGACGTGCGCCGCCACGGGTCGACGCGGGGGTGGGCAGCGGCGCGGCGGCGAGCGCCGCGAACTCCTCCAGCGCCCAGCCGAGCTTGCCCTGCCCCTCCAGCTCCTGCTCCAGGGCGTCGCGCAGCTCGACCAGCACCTCGACGTCCAGGGCGGCGTAGCGCAGCCAGGGCTCGGGCAACGGCCGGGTCGACCAGTCGACCGCGGAGTGCTCCTTGGCGAGCGAGAGGCCGAGCACGTTCTCGGTCATCGGGCCCAGGCCCACCCGGGGAAGCCCGCGAGCCGGCCGGCCAGCTCGGTGTCGAACAGCCGCTGCGGCCGCATGCCGACCTCGGCGAGGCAGGGCAGGTCCTGGGTGGCGGCGTGCACGACCCACTCGGTGTCCGCCAGGGCCGCGCCGAGCGCGCTCAGGTCGGGGCAGGCGATCGGGTCGATCAGCGCGGTGCCCGCGCCCGCGCGGCGCAGTTGGATGAGGTAGGCGCGCTGGCCGTAGCGGTACCCGGAGGCCCGCTCGGCGTCGACGGCGACCGGCCCGCTGCCTCCCGCGAACGCGGCGACCGTGGCGGCGAGCGCCTCCTCGTCGGCCACGACGGGTGGCAGCCCCTCCCGCGGTTCGAGGAGCGGGACCGGGGCTGTCTCTTCTGGGATGGCTGCTACGGCGTCGGTCACCCCCAAGGGTACGACGGCGTCCGCGGCCGGGAGTGTTGTCGGACTGGTCAGACCGGGGTCCGCCCGCGGGGCGCCCGCGAGCGGCCGGACTTCGCGGCCCCGTTCGGCCGGGCACGGGGCGGCGGCCCGGAGGAACGTTCCTCCGGGCCGCCGGTACCGCTCCGCGCCGGCGCGCGGGTCAGTGGATGATCCCCGTACGCAGTGCGACGGCGACCATGCCCGCCCGGTCGCCGGTGCCCAGCTTGCGGGCGATCCGGGCCAGGTGGCTCTTGACGGTCAGCGCGGACAGGCCCATGGCCACGCCGATCGCCTTGTTCGACTGGCCCTCCGCCACCAGCCGCAGCACCTCGACCTCACGGCCCGACAGCTCCCGGTACGCGGTCGGCTGCGCACCCGGTGCCCCGGGGGCGCCGGGCGCGCCGGGGGCACCGACCGCGCCGGTGGCGCCGGGAACGCCCGGCATGCCGGGGCGACGCATCCGGCCGGCCAGGTGGGCCGCGCCGAGCGGCATGCCGGGGCGGCCCGGCATCGCGAGGTTGGTGCGGGTGCCGGTGACCACGTAGCCCTTCACGCCGCCGGCCAGCGCGGAGCGGACCGCGCCGATGTCGTCGGCGGCGGAGAGGGCCAGGCCGTTGGGCCAGCCCGCGGCGCGGGTCTCGGCCAGGATCGTCAGCCCGGAACCGTCGGGCAGGTGGACGTCCGCGATGCAGATGTCGCGGGGGTGGCGACCCGCGGGCGGGCCTCGGCGATCGAGGAGACCTCGATGACGTCGCGGACACCCAGGGCCCAGAGGTGCCGGGTGACGGTGTTTCGGACGCGCGGGTCCGCGATGACCACCATGGCGGTGGGCTTCGTCGGACGGTAGGCGACCACGTTTGCGGGGTGCTCAAGAAGGACC
The Kitasatospora paranensis genome window above contains:
- a CDS encoding ArnT family glycosyltransferase — its product is MPTPTSSPQAAPTARLAARIRTGYWSRLVPVLALLAALTHLPSFLRPVWSPDEGYLATQARMLADGGVLYDTVVDRKPPLLPWLYQACFALFGSGSLWPLRTLAIGAHLLTAVLLASIARGRWGNRAGGAAGALYLLVSIGLSPEDTQAATFEVFMLPAMVAAFRYAERRRWLAAGIAVAVCSLTKQTGGAVLLPVLWMLFQDARRRGVRWPPVLGAIGLGFALPIALVALILTKPKGFLFWVVTGSGDYASLGGAWLQMAGRALGNSAILLAAGLGFVVPLARRMWLHRRRVFVPTAGEEHGSTTDLWVWLLSSLVAVSVGFHFFGHYYLQLMPPLVLLGVGAVSTSAVRWRPVLTYSAVACTVFWSLAVFWPGQKLTQTTEVATAVAAQTTPKDTVLVWGMHPELYWLADRRPASRYLTAGFLTNYSGGKDSQKVGEQYSVSDAWQTFDQELATKGLPEIVVDDSGTAPYQPVLVPRIESLLDTHYEVVGVTGDTVIYRLKKH
- a CDS encoding 3-hydroxyacyl-CoA dehydrogenase NAD-binding domain-containing protein → MSTTELLKRAAELFPGEVVTTAHVRHLDLPQQAGRLALITLDNGFDHTKPTTFGPGSLAKLSEALDQVEAEAAEGKIAAVAITGKPFIFAVGADLKGVEVLKEHSDALAIGKGGHDVFKRIAALPVPSFAYYNGAAMGGGVEVGLHCTYRTVSSGVPAFSLPEVFLGLVPGWGGCTILPNLIGPAKAVKVIVENSMSQNKQLKGAEVFDLGIADAIFEPADFLEQSLHWTAAVLKGDIAVQREEIDRGKAWDDAVAWGRLVADAKVHGAAPAAYKALDIIAQVKDEDLQAGFDAEDAALADLIMSGELRSGLYAFNLVQRRAKRPFGAPDKSLARPVSKVGVVGAGLMASQLALLFARRLEVPVVLTDIDQERIDKGVGYVHGEIDKLLAKGRINGDKANRLKGLVSGHIDKAIAFGDADFVIEAVFEEMGVKQNVFAELEAVVSPTTILATNTSSLSVTEMASKLEHPERVVGFHFFNPVAILPLLEIVRAEKTDDASLATAFGVARKLKKTAVLTKDAPAFVVNRILLRFMDAIQGAIDEGTPIETIEKAVLPLGLPMSPIVLLELVGPAIALHVSETLAAAFPERYTVSENLGKLVKAGKRGFYVWQDGQQVLDPEVLALLSFGDTVLTEEQVRERALAAVAQEIGLMLDEGVVGEAQDIDLCMITGAGWPFHLGGITPYLDREGVSERVNGKRFLAPGLASVPV
- a CDS encoding bifunctional cytidylyltransferase/SDR family oxidoreductase, with protein sequence MLAGGSGQRIGLSIPKQLIKIAGKTILEHTLAVFDDAAGIDEVVLMMHPGFVAEAEQVVAAAGLRRTVRVVAGGETRNATTERAIGVVAELADGRDCKVLFHDAVRPLVSHRIIQDCVEALDTYRAVDVAIPSSDTIVVTTTSGMATGEHEIITEVPDRARLRRGQTPQAFWLSTIRRAYELAATDPHFAATDDCSVVLRYLPDTPIHVVAGEERNMKVTQPIDIHIADKLFQLATSTLAEPIHPEDYRDHLAGRTMVVLGGSYGIGADIAALAEEHGARVFSFSRSTTGTDVADPASVQAALERAYAESGRIDFVVNTAGVLRIGRLAELSPTEVDEALRVNFIAPASIARAAHPYLARTGGQLLLFTSSSYTRGRADYSLYSSAKAAVVNLTQALGDEWSADGVRINCINPERTLTPMRVQAFGDEPQGSLLSSSAVARASLDVLVSDITGQIVDVRRESVPAQQRVPAAAGV
- a CDS encoding thiolase family protein; the protein is MPRTARDVVFVDGVRTPFGKAGPKGIYHETRADDLVVKCIRELVRRNPNLPVERIDEVAIAATTQIGDQGLTIGRTAGLLAGLPKSVPGYAIDRMCAGAMTAVTTTAGGIAFGAYDIVVAGGVEHMGRHPMGEGVDPNPRFVSEKLVDESALFMGMTAENLHDRLPHITKERCDAYAVRSQEKAAKAYANGDIQPDLVPIAIRNTNPEVGETGWGLATTDEPMRPGTTMESLANLKTPFRPHGNITAGNAAGLNDGATASLLAAEDVAEELGLPIKMRLVSYAFAGVEPEVMGIGPVPATEKALAKAGLTIDDIGAFEINEAFAVQVLSLLDHYGIADDDERVNPYGGAIAYGHPLASTGVRLMTQLARRFEQRPDVRYGLTTMCIGFGMGGTVIWENPHFEGGK
- a CDS encoding teichoic acid biosynthesis protein C, which gives rise to MTAPGRPAPLGRRGFLLGGAALLTAAGCAQAPPAPRGTGPRFDLSAGAVKRLREKPLWYGTLAQSFAFDRVNGHLYVTQAVEAGVRLPGDAQPVATAEGHHGDLCVNKLDLAGNRLAFMRLKGFGHGVGLGVEPVGGDVFVWTEADVNPASGYGRALARTRFTPGAVLSAADTGTVTVHRPVPGSTSNQPAIDPTTGRLAVRHRRAGQAHYRVFDLADAGLGAFDRPLADIAETDLGDGDEDVFQGFAVMGDFLYRLLGTAYTPDAEDDPDAGGNPKDSHGNASVSTVDLRSGRVLDRVRTEAAWTLDWREPEGIAVDPQGPALCLGFGGGQGRPWTFTAYEKRALVGVSASSAGR